In Myxocyprinus asiaticus isolate MX2 ecotype Aquarium Trade chromosome 8, UBuf_Myxa_2, whole genome shotgun sequence, a single genomic region encodes these proteins:
- the LOC127444514 gene encoding golgin subfamily A member 7B-like isoform X2, translating to MATEFHNLQELRHSASLANKVFIQRDYTDGTICKFQTKFPSELDSRIERTLFEDTVKTLNNYYAEAEKIGGQSYLEGCLACITVYLIFLCIETRYEKVLKKISWYIQEQNEKIYAPRGLLITDPIERGMRVIEISMYEDHGSSGSTSGSSTTCSSGR from the exons TTTCATAACCTTCAGGAGTTGAGACACAGTGCGTCTCTAGCCAATAAGGTCTTTATTCAGAGGGACTACACGGATGGCACCATCTGCAAGTTCCAGACCAAGTTCCCCTCTGAGTTAGACAGCagg ATTGAGAGGACGCTGTTCGAGGACACTGTGAAGACACTGAATAATTACTATGCGGAGGCAGAGAAGATCGGAGGCCAGTCCTACCTCGAGGGCTGCCTCGCCTGCATCACTGTTTACCTCATCTTCCTGTGCATCGAGACACGTTATGAGAAG GTGCTGAAGAAGATCTCGTGGTACATACAGGAGCAGAATGAGAAGATCTATGCTCCTCGAGGCCTGCTCATCACGGACCCTATAGAGAGGGGCATGAGAGTT ATTGAGATCAGCATGTATGAGGATCACGGCTCCAGCGGTTCAACCTCAGGAAGCAGCACAACTTGCAGCAGTGGACgatga
- the LOC127444504 gene encoding cartilage acidic protein 1-like isoform X1, with protein sequence MRVWWACLLCLGLSGLSQAQPMFSVTTDTVLPPHALHNPTQLNYGMAVTDVDGDGDLEVVVAGYNGPNLVLKYDSTQNKLVNIAVDDRSSPYYALRDPQGNAIGVTACDVDGDGREEIYFLNTNNAFSGRATYADKLFKFRNGRFEDLLSDDINVQRGVANRLAGRSVACVDRKGTGRYSIYVANYASGNVGPHALIEMDEAASDVERGVIALSDVAPQANINKYTGGRGVIVGPILSQTRSDIFCDNENGPNFLFQNNGDGTFKDVAAEAGVEDRYQHGRGVALADFNGDEKTDIVYGNWNGPHRLYLQDQKQRFKNIATQAFASPSPIRTVITADFDNDLQLEVFFNNIAYRGNAPNRIFRVSRKQNSDPEVTELDVGDASEPQGRGTGATVTDFDGDGLLDLLVAHGESASQPISVFKVNQSSSNKWLRVVPRTRFGAYARGAKVVMYTKHSGVHTRIIDGGSGYLCEMEPVAHFGLGSDEATSIAVYWPDGRSMVRPLESADMNTVIEIAYPNEGEESALTSDAQCGEGFTVNTNGRCVDINECRQVPAVCPNTRPVCTNTYGHYKCSPKKRCAQGYKPSRDGRVCVAVASRYESSVSSSPVCCSLHLPLLLVSVLSVSGVQCV encoded by the exons aTGAGGGTGTGGTGGGCGTGTCTTCTCTGTTTGGGGCTGTCTGGTCTCTCTCAAGCTCAGCCCATGTTCTCTGTTACCACGGATACAGTTCTGCCTCCTCATGCTCTTCACAACCCCACCCAACTGAATTATGGGATGGCGGTGACGGATGTGGATGGAGACGGGGACCTGGAGGTGGTGGTGGCCGG GTATAATGGCCCAAACTTAGTTCTGAAGTACGACAGTACCCAGAACAAGCTGGTCAACATTGCCGTGGATGACCGCAGTTCTCCGTATTACGCCCTGAGAGACCCGCAGGGAAACGCCATCGGAGTGACAGCCTGCGATGTGGACGGAGACGGCAGAGAGGAGATTTACTTCCTCAACACCAACAATGCATTCTCTG GTCGGGCGACGTACGCAGACAAACTGTTCAAGTTCCGTAATGGTCGTTTTGAGGATCTGCTCAGTGATGACATCAACGTGCAGAGAGGAGTAGCCAATCGCTTGGCAGGACGCTCTGTTGCTTGTGTTGACAGAAAG GGTACAGGTCGATACTCTATATATGTGGCGAACTACGCCAGTGGAAACGTGGGGCCGCATGCACTGATAGAGATGGATGAAGCTGCCAGTGATGTGGAGAGGGGCGTCATAGCTCTGTCTGATGTTGCACCACaagctaacattaacaaatacacAG GTGGGCGTGGCGTGATTGTCGGACCAATCCTCAGCCAAACAAGATCAGACATCTTTTGCGACAATGAAAATGGACCCAACTTCCTGTTCCAAAACAATGGTGATGGAACGTTCAAAGATGTTGCCGCAGAGGCAG GAGTTGAAGACCGGTATCAGCATGGCAGAGGTGTGGCGCTCGCTGACTTTAACGGTGATGAAAAGACAGACATCGTTTATGGTAACTGGAACGGTCCACACCGACTCTACCTGCAGGACCAAAAACAGAGATTCAAG AACATCGCCACTCAGGCTTTCGCATCTCCATCACCCATTCGTACCGTCATCACCGCCGACTTTGACAATGATCTCCAGCTCGAGGTCTTCTTCAATAATATCGCATACAGAGGAAACGCCCCCAACCGAATCTTCAG GGTGTCCAGGAAACAGAATTCTGACCCTGAGGTCACAGAGCTGGATGTGGGCGACGCCTCGGAGCCTCAGGGGCGGGGCACAG GTGCCACGGTAACAGACTTTGATGGTGATGGGCTGTTGGATTTGTTGGTCGCTCACGGTGAGAGTGCGTCACAGCCTATCTCTGTGTTTAAGGTTAATCAG AGCTCCAGTAATAAGTGGTTGCGTGTGGTTCCGCGCACTCGTTTCGGGGCATACGCTCGCGGAGCAAAGGTGGTGATGTACACGAAACACAGCGGCGTGCACACACGTATCATCGACGGAGGGTCGGGGTACCTGTGCGAGATGGAGCCTGTGGCTCACTTCGGATTAG GGAGCGATGAGGCCACCAGCATTGCAGTCTATTGGCCAGATGGACGTTCAATGGTCAGACCGCTCGAGTCTGCTGATATGAACACGGTTATTGAGATTGCATACCCTAATGAAGGGGAGGAGTCAGCCCTCACGTCTGACGCACAG tgtggagaGGGGTTTACAGTGAATACAAACGGCCGCTGTGTTG ATATAAACGAGTGCAGGCAGGTGCCAGCGGTGTGTCCTAACACTCGTCCAGTATGCACTAACACATACGGTCATTATAAGTGCAGTCCCAAGAAGAGATGTGCTCAGGGCTACAAGCCCAGCAGAGATGGgcgagtgtgtgtgg cTGTGGCCTCCAGATATGAGAGCAGCGTCTCTTCCTCTCCTGTCTGTTGCAGTCTTCATCTTCCTCTGCTTCTGGTCTCAGTGCTGAGTGTGTCTGGAGTTCAGTGTGTCTGA
- the LOC127444504 gene encoding cartilage acidic protein 1-like isoform X2 has protein sequence MRVWWACLLCLGLSGLSQAQPMFSVTTDTVLPPHALHNPTQLNYGMAVTDVDGDGDLEVVVAGYNGPNLVLKYDSTQNKLVNIAVDDRSSPYYALRDPQGNAIGVTACDVDGDGREEIYFLNTNNAFSGRATYADKLFKFRNGRFEDLLSDDINVQRGVANRLAGRSVACVDRKGTGRYSIYVANYASGNVGPHALIEMDEAASDVERGVIALSDVAPQANINKYTGGRGVIVGPILSQTRSDIFCDNENGPNFLFQNNGDGTFKDVAAEAGVEDRYQHGRGVALADFNGDEKTDIVYGNWNGPHRLYLQDQKQRFKNIATQAFASPSPIRTVITADFDNDLQLEVFFNNIAYRGNAPNRIFRVSRKQNSDPEVTELDVGDASEPQGRGTGATVTDFDGDGLLDLLVAHGESASQPISVFKVNQSSSNKWLRVVPRTRFGAYARGAKVVMYTKHSGVHTRIIDGGSGYLCEMEPVAHFGLGSDEATSIAVYWPDGRSMVRPLESADMNTVIEIAYPNEGEESALTSDAQCGEGFTVNTNGRCVAVASRYESSVSSSPVCCSLHLPLLLVSVLSVSGVQCV, from the exons aTGAGGGTGTGGTGGGCGTGTCTTCTCTGTTTGGGGCTGTCTGGTCTCTCTCAAGCTCAGCCCATGTTCTCTGTTACCACGGATACAGTTCTGCCTCCTCATGCTCTTCACAACCCCACCCAACTGAATTATGGGATGGCGGTGACGGATGTGGATGGAGACGGGGACCTGGAGGTGGTGGTGGCCGG GTATAATGGCCCAAACTTAGTTCTGAAGTACGACAGTACCCAGAACAAGCTGGTCAACATTGCCGTGGATGACCGCAGTTCTCCGTATTACGCCCTGAGAGACCCGCAGGGAAACGCCATCGGAGTGACAGCCTGCGATGTGGACGGAGACGGCAGAGAGGAGATTTACTTCCTCAACACCAACAATGCATTCTCTG GTCGGGCGACGTACGCAGACAAACTGTTCAAGTTCCGTAATGGTCGTTTTGAGGATCTGCTCAGTGATGACATCAACGTGCAGAGAGGAGTAGCCAATCGCTTGGCAGGACGCTCTGTTGCTTGTGTTGACAGAAAG GGTACAGGTCGATACTCTATATATGTGGCGAACTACGCCAGTGGAAACGTGGGGCCGCATGCACTGATAGAGATGGATGAAGCTGCCAGTGATGTGGAGAGGGGCGTCATAGCTCTGTCTGATGTTGCACCACaagctaacattaacaaatacacAG GTGGGCGTGGCGTGATTGTCGGACCAATCCTCAGCCAAACAAGATCAGACATCTTTTGCGACAATGAAAATGGACCCAACTTCCTGTTCCAAAACAATGGTGATGGAACGTTCAAAGATGTTGCCGCAGAGGCAG GAGTTGAAGACCGGTATCAGCATGGCAGAGGTGTGGCGCTCGCTGACTTTAACGGTGATGAAAAGACAGACATCGTTTATGGTAACTGGAACGGTCCACACCGACTCTACCTGCAGGACCAAAAACAGAGATTCAAG AACATCGCCACTCAGGCTTTCGCATCTCCATCACCCATTCGTACCGTCATCACCGCCGACTTTGACAATGATCTCCAGCTCGAGGTCTTCTTCAATAATATCGCATACAGAGGAAACGCCCCCAACCGAATCTTCAG GGTGTCCAGGAAACAGAATTCTGACCCTGAGGTCACAGAGCTGGATGTGGGCGACGCCTCGGAGCCTCAGGGGCGGGGCACAG GTGCCACGGTAACAGACTTTGATGGTGATGGGCTGTTGGATTTGTTGGTCGCTCACGGTGAGAGTGCGTCACAGCCTATCTCTGTGTTTAAGGTTAATCAG AGCTCCAGTAATAAGTGGTTGCGTGTGGTTCCGCGCACTCGTTTCGGGGCATACGCTCGCGGAGCAAAGGTGGTGATGTACACGAAACACAGCGGCGTGCACACACGTATCATCGACGGAGGGTCGGGGTACCTGTGCGAGATGGAGCCTGTGGCTCACTTCGGATTAG GGAGCGATGAGGCCACCAGCATTGCAGTCTATTGGCCAGATGGACGTTCAATGGTCAGACCGCTCGAGTCTGCTGATATGAACACGGTTATTGAGATTGCATACCCTAATGAAGGGGAGGAGTCAGCCCTCACGTCTGACGCACAG tgtggagaGGGGTTTACAGTGAATACAAACGGCCGCTGTGTTG cTGTGGCCTCCAGATATGAGAGCAGCGTCTCTTCCTCTCCTGTCTGTTGCAGTCTTCATCTTCCTCTGCTTCTGGTCTCAGTGCTGAGTGTGTCTGGAGTTCAGTGTGTCTGA
- the LOC127444504 gene encoding cartilage acidic protein 1-like isoform X3 yields the protein MRVWWACLLCLGLSGLSQAQPMFSVTTDTVLPPHALHNPTQLNYGMAVTDVDGDGDLEVVVAGYNGPNLVLKYDSTQNKLVNIAVDDRSSPYYALRDPQGNAIGVTACDVDGDGREEIYFLNTNNAFSGRATYADKLFKFRNGRFEDLLSDDINVQRGVANRLAGRSVACVDRKGTGRYSIYVANYASGNVGPHALIEMDEAASDVERGVIALSDVAPQANINKYTGGRGVIVGPILSQTRSDIFCDNENGPNFLFQNNGDGTFKDVAAEAGVEDRYQHGRGVALADFNGDEKTDIVYGNWNGPHRLYLQDQKQRFKNIATQAFASPSPIRTVITADFDNDLQLEVFFNNIAYRGNAPNRIFRVSRKQNSDPEVTELDVGDASEPQGRGTGATVTDFDGDGLLDLLVAHGESASQPISVFKVNQSSSNKWLRVVPRTRFGAYARGAKVVMYTKHSGVHTRIIDGGSGYLCEMEPVAHFGLGSDEATSIAVYWPDGRSMVRPLESADMNTVIEIAYPNEGEESALTSDAQCGEGFTVNTNGRCVVTA from the exons aTGAGGGTGTGGTGGGCGTGTCTTCTCTGTTTGGGGCTGTCTGGTCTCTCTCAAGCTCAGCCCATGTTCTCTGTTACCACGGATACAGTTCTGCCTCCTCATGCTCTTCACAACCCCACCCAACTGAATTATGGGATGGCGGTGACGGATGTGGATGGAGACGGGGACCTGGAGGTGGTGGTGGCCGG GTATAATGGCCCAAACTTAGTTCTGAAGTACGACAGTACCCAGAACAAGCTGGTCAACATTGCCGTGGATGACCGCAGTTCTCCGTATTACGCCCTGAGAGACCCGCAGGGAAACGCCATCGGAGTGACAGCCTGCGATGTGGACGGAGACGGCAGAGAGGAGATTTACTTCCTCAACACCAACAATGCATTCTCTG GTCGGGCGACGTACGCAGACAAACTGTTCAAGTTCCGTAATGGTCGTTTTGAGGATCTGCTCAGTGATGACATCAACGTGCAGAGAGGAGTAGCCAATCGCTTGGCAGGACGCTCTGTTGCTTGTGTTGACAGAAAG GGTACAGGTCGATACTCTATATATGTGGCGAACTACGCCAGTGGAAACGTGGGGCCGCATGCACTGATAGAGATGGATGAAGCTGCCAGTGATGTGGAGAGGGGCGTCATAGCTCTGTCTGATGTTGCACCACaagctaacattaacaaatacacAG GTGGGCGTGGCGTGATTGTCGGACCAATCCTCAGCCAAACAAGATCAGACATCTTTTGCGACAATGAAAATGGACCCAACTTCCTGTTCCAAAACAATGGTGATGGAACGTTCAAAGATGTTGCCGCAGAGGCAG GAGTTGAAGACCGGTATCAGCATGGCAGAGGTGTGGCGCTCGCTGACTTTAACGGTGATGAAAAGACAGACATCGTTTATGGTAACTGGAACGGTCCACACCGACTCTACCTGCAGGACCAAAAACAGAGATTCAAG AACATCGCCACTCAGGCTTTCGCATCTCCATCACCCATTCGTACCGTCATCACCGCCGACTTTGACAATGATCTCCAGCTCGAGGTCTTCTTCAATAATATCGCATACAGAGGAAACGCCCCCAACCGAATCTTCAG GGTGTCCAGGAAACAGAATTCTGACCCTGAGGTCACAGAGCTGGATGTGGGCGACGCCTCGGAGCCTCAGGGGCGGGGCACAG GTGCCACGGTAACAGACTTTGATGGTGATGGGCTGTTGGATTTGTTGGTCGCTCACGGTGAGAGTGCGTCACAGCCTATCTCTGTGTTTAAGGTTAATCAG AGCTCCAGTAATAAGTGGTTGCGTGTGGTTCCGCGCACTCGTTTCGGGGCATACGCTCGCGGAGCAAAGGTGGTGATGTACACGAAACACAGCGGCGTGCACACACGTATCATCGACGGAGGGTCGGGGTACCTGTGCGAGATGGAGCCTGTGGCTCACTTCGGATTAG GGAGCGATGAGGCCACCAGCATTGCAGTCTATTGGCCAGATGGACGTTCAATGGTCAGACCGCTCGAGTCTGCTGATATGAACACGGTTATTGAGATTGCATACCCTAATGAAGGGGAGGAGTCAGCCCTCACGTCTGACGCACAG tgtggagaGGGGTTTACAGTGAATACAAACGGCCGCTGTGTTG TGACAGCCTGA
- the LOC127444801 gene encoding coiled-coil domain-containing protein R3HCC1L-like, whose protein sequence is FDYYNWSPQEEEEVELRDDELSHIVEIYDFPSEFKTEDLIRSFSSFQQKGFDIKWIDDSHTLGLFSSPIAARDALRMKNPMIKIRPLSKSSNATKAKARSCSDYLLPAKERPQTSAALARRLVIGALGVKSNQTREEREAERNKLRQAKEQKRLAAKQREDTWEGL, encoded by the exons TTCGACTACTACAATTGGTCTCCTCAAGAAGAGGAAGAGGTGGAGCTTCGTGATGATGAGCTGTCACACATTGTGGAGATTTATGATTTCCCATCCGAGTTCAAAACGGAGGACTTGATAAGATCATTTAGCTCTTTTCA gCAGAAGGGGTTTGATATTAAGTGGATTGATGATTCACACACTCTGGGTTTGTTCTCCAGTCCAATAGCAG ctCGTGATGCTCTAAGGATGAAGAACCCCATGATAAAGATCAGGCCTCTCTCCAAATCATCAAATGCCACTAAAGCTAAAGCTCGCAGCTGCTCTG ATTACTTGTTGCCGGCTAAAGAGCGTCCTCAGACGAGTGCAGCTTTGGCCCGTCGACTGGTCATTGGTGCTCTGGGTGTGAAGAGTAACCAGACCAGAGAAGAACGCGAGGCCGAGAGGAACAAACTACGGCAAGCAAAAG AGCAAAAGCGTTTGGCTGCCAAGCAGCGTGAAGACACCTGGGAGGGCTTGTGA